In a single window of the Granulicella sibirica genome:
- a CDS encoding glycosyltransferase family 87 protein: MAAFLMMLLLTYLEARAGNPGERFGPLVDPLFGDLLEYLPTFRLLHSAAFFTDPTVPHVAYPPAGAALLALLYTGGHPVLVYLTVAALWLGIVIVLVSRQLAASGISEHISFLFPLTLLAVTFPVAGLLQRGNIELFVWILCASGCWAYRHCRNSSAAFLWGLAAAIKLYPILFLVLLLSRRKYRALFFGLGSCALTSTLAILYLGPIFSMAWAGSLHNVLNYQGIRISDWTTHDLSANHSVFTLLEAAAKAANHSPASLAKSYIVWGLLFFAGLYVTRLRRMPEPNQLLAVSVFIVAFPPTSYFYTLVELYPAFLVLAFLALSVDQNGTQVNGLSMTIQFFVPLFASFTLFTFRQVGMFGGPIQAFFLLVLLVCGAVFPFVESSAAV, translated from the coding sequence GTGGCAGCCTTCCTGATGATGCTCTTGCTGACGTACCTCGAGGCACGCGCAGGAAACCCCGGCGAGCGCTTCGGCCCTCTCGTGGACCCTCTCTTCGGGGATCTGCTCGAGTACCTTCCCACCTTTCGGCTCCTACACTCAGCCGCCTTCTTTACCGACCCTACCGTCCCGCACGTCGCCTACCCACCAGCCGGCGCCGCGCTCCTTGCCCTCCTCTATACGGGAGGGCACCCAGTCCTGGTCTATCTGACAGTCGCAGCCTTGTGGTTAGGAATAGTGATTGTCCTCGTGTCACGACAGCTCGCAGCAAGCGGAATCTCAGAGCACATATCGTTCTTGTTTCCGCTGACGCTCCTGGCCGTCACTTTCCCAGTCGCCGGACTTCTCCAGCGTGGCAACATAGAGTTGTTCGTTTGGATCCTGTGTGCCTCGGGCTGCTGGGCCTATCGACACTGCCGGAACAGCAGTGCAGCATTCCTGTGGGGACTCGCGGCCGCCATCAAGTTGTACCCCATCCTCTTCCTCGTACTCCTGCTTTCGCGGCGGAAGTACCGGGCACTGTTTTTCGGACTTGGATCGTGTGCCCTGACCTCTACCCTCGCCATTCTGTATCTGGGGCCTATCTTTTCGATGGCCTGGGCAGGCTCCCTGCACAACGTACTTAATTACCAGGGCATTCGGATCTCGGACTGGACAACGCATGACCTGAGTGCGAATCATTCCGTCTTCACTCTCTTGGAAGCAGCGGCCAAAGCCGCGAACCATTCACCCGCCAGCCTTGCGAAGTCGTATATCGTATGGGGATTGCTGTTCTTTGCGGGCCTCTACGTCACCCGTTTGCGAAGGATGCCAGAGCCCAACCAGTTGCTGGCCGTAAGTGTATTCATCGTCGCTTTCCCGCCAACATCTTACTTCTATACCCTCGTCGAACTTTACCCGGCCTTCCTTGTTTTAGCGTTCCTGGCTTTGAGCGTCGATCAGAACGGCACGCAGGTTAACGGACTTTCCATGACCATTCAATTCTTTGTTCCATTGTTCGCCTCCTTTACCTTGTTTACCTTCCGTCAAGTGGGTATGTTCGGAGGCCCCATTCAGGCGTTCTTTCTTCTCGTCCTCTTAGTTTGCGGTGCGGTGTTTCCCTTCGTTGAGTCTTCTGCAGCGGTCTGA
- a CDS encoding TadE/TadG family type IV pilus assembly protein has product MPRHSHSGHRRGHIPGKAIKASCSPGGITHGTSGQSLIEIALMMPLLILLIGYAIDFGYFFIVAANITSAARNAAQFSIQGFATPGQSALAIAGPLTTTTSVAATALGDIAALLNSSTLTAVQVCTKSLGTTGNLANCANYGATASSYTPAADPEAPYFVLQRVDVTYTVQPPIPMSFFKFPLLPQMQFHRQVSMRALD; this is encoded by the coding sequence ATGCCTAGGCATTCCCATTCCGGGCATCGGCGAGGACATATACCCGGGAAGGCCATAAAAGCTTCGTGCAGTCCGGGAGGGATAACACATGGGACCTCAGGTCAGAGCCTCATCGAAATTGCCCTGATGATGCCACTGCTCATCCTTCTCATTGGTTATGCGATCGACTTCGGTTACTTCTTCATTGTCGCTGCAAACATTACGTCTGCGGCGCGGAATGCGGCCCAGTTTTCGATCCAGGGATTCGCCACTCCGGGGCAAAGCGCGTTGGCGATTGCAGGGCCCCTGACCACGACCACCTCGGTGGCCGCGACCGCATTAGGCGATATAGCCGCGCTTCTCAATTCGTCTACCTTGACGGCGGTTCAAGTATGCACGAAGTCCTTAGGCACGACGGGCAATCTTGCGAACTGCGCGAATTATGGTGCTACTGCCTCGTCTTACACCCCAGCTGCCGATCCGGAAGCGCCTTACTTTGTGCTGCAACGAGTAGATGTGACATACACCGTGCAACCCCCGATCCCTATGAGCTTCTTCAAGTTCCCACTGCTTCCGCAAATGCAATTTCACCGTCAGGTCTCGATGCGGGCACTCGACTAG
- a CDS encoding TadE/TadG family type IV pilus assembly protein: MPITSFGCEEDGAAALETAIGFMLIFTCILGIIECCMMVYTYSVYADAARHGMRYATLHGFDSATCSGPTAGCGDPTASNVISDVTTYAARYAAPASSITVAVLYPDIGGCIAQSRVLVTVSYVYQPLFRFPGTATSFQISSQGRILY; this comes from the coding sequence TTGCCGATTACATCATTCGGCTGCGAGGAGGACGGAGCGGCCGCGCTCGAGACGGCCATCGGTTTCATGCTCATCTTCACCTGCATTCTGGGCATCATCGAGTGCTGCATGATGGTCTACACCTATAGCGTCTACGCTGATGCGGCACGTCATGGTATGCGTTATGCCACCCTACACGGGTTCGATAGCGCAACGTGTAGTGGACCCACGGCCGGCTGTGGCGATCCTACCGCCTCGAACGTGATCAGTGACGTTACGACCTACGCCGCCCGCTATGCTGCTCCAGCCTCTTCGATCACCGTCGCGGTCCTGTATCCCGATATTGGAGGTTGCATCGCTCAGTCCAGGGTTCTGGTGACAGTCTCCTACGTCTACCAGCCTCTCTTTCGTTTTCCTGGAACGGCGACGAGTTTTCAAATCAGCTCGCAAGGGAGGATTCTATATTGA
- a CDS encoding pilus assembly protein TadG-related protein codes for MAAARGVTSHCNRPDTSDLPQSGQAAVFLIAVLGIFLLAVFGFAVDLTNIWFHRQTAVAAADAACQAGAQDMLASSSGLALPGTGFIPGTSSDCVSSPLATMCSYAAANSYNGTGLVAGAASNAISWTFPPTVTGVVPGLGTYPFMQVLIAENVKTYFISLLNASHVQRLNVSSTCGVTLTKGSIPMLVLNPTLLGAFNYSLAGQLNIVGGPQRALQVNSTSPLAVSWLLGMINLSAAGPNQTGGDVGIVGGPATAPGLPAGSGFQGGTTGSWKGNVLPVADPFAAIGAPTSILSITPPSLTGTWVAYGVDGCPNHLGQLLAPTHSCLEYGPGYYPLGIDLSLVLSTTAIFKPGIYYLGGPLNSGLTNTLRVAKPSGYLQTDGVMMYFAGLSSLNLSSVPASGVDSVAATDLTCDGSSPPAGLGLGTTISGNVLYGQCAANGTYFDSGGDTSDVRSATGSRGVLLFQSHSVASSPALSGVGPNAFAGTLYFHSSSYLDVLSVTGSNNSVFGEVVSDQVSLLGGSLTLAPSPTTNMTLSKISIFN; via the coding sequence GTGGCGGCAGCCCGGGGTGTGACCTCCCATTGCAATCGTCCTGATACCTCGGACCTGCCGCAATCGGGTCAGGCCGCGGTGTTTTTGATCGCAGTCCTTGGCATCTTTCTCCTCGCTGTCTTCGGCTTCGCAGTTGACCTCACAAATATCTGGTTTCATCGGCAAACGGCGGTTGCGGCAGCGGATGCTGCCTGCCAGGCGGGTGCGCAGGATATGCTGGCCAGCAGCAGTGGCTTAGCTCTACCCGGCACTGGCTTCATCCCAGGAACATCAAGCGACTGCGTGAGCAGTCCCTTGGCCACCATGTGCAGCTACGCCGCTGCAAACAGCTATAACGGTACGGGTCTCGTTGCGGGAGCAGCCTCGAATGCTATCTCGTGGACATTTCCACCTACAGTGACCGGCGTGGTGCCTGGCCTCGGCACGTATCCTTTCATGCAAGTTCTTATAGCTGAGAATGTCAAGACGTACTTCATCTCTCTGCTCAATGCCTCGCATGTGCAGAGGTTGAACGTCTCGAGCACCTGCGGAGTCACCCTAACGAAGGGCTCCATTCCCATGCTCGTACTCAACCCCACTCTTCTGGGAGCTTTCAACTACTCTTTGGCTGGCCAACTCAATATTGTCGGCGGACCGCAACGGGCCTTGCAGGTGAATTCAACGAGTCCTTTGGCGGTGAGCTGGCTCCTGGGGATGATCAATCTCAGCGCGGCCGGCCCAAACCAGACCGGAGGCGACGTCGGGATCGTTGGCGGTCCGGCTACTGCACCTGGACTTCCAGCCGGCTCCGGATTTCAAGGTGGCACCACGGGTTCCTGGAAGGGGAACGTGCTCCCGGTGGCTGATCCATTTGCAGCGATTGGTGCGCCGACGAGTATTCTAAGCATCACCCCGCCATCCTTGACTGGAACATGGGTTGCCTACGGGGTAGACGGTTGTCCTAACCACCTCGGCCAACTGCTTGCTCCAACGCACTCCTGCTTGGAGTACGGTCCGGGCTACTATCCGCTCGGCATCGACCTGTCACTCGTGCTGTCTACAACGGCTATCTTCAAACCAGGAATCTATTATCTTGGCGGCCCGCTCAACTCAGGGTTGACCAACACTCTCCGGGTCGCCAAACCCTCAGGGTATCTGCAGACCGACGGAGTCATGATGTACTTCGCGGGCCTTTCTTCTCTTAACCTATCCAGTGTTCCAGCGAGTGGGGTAGATAGTGTAGCGGCCACGGACCTGACCTGCGACGGCTCATCGCCACCGGCGGGGCTGGGTCTCGGAACGACTATCTCTGGCAACGTGCTTTATGGCCAATGTGCAGCAAATGGTACCTACTTCGACTCAGGTGGCGACACCTCCGACGTACGATCAGCGACGGGAAGCCGTGGGGTTCTCCTCTTCCAAAGCCATAGTGTTGCCAGCAGTCCAGCGCTCTCGGGTGTGGGCCCGAATGCATTCGCCGGAACTCTCTATTTCCACTCTTCCTCGTATCTCGACGTCCTTAGCGTGACCGGAAGTAATAACTCCGTCTTTGGCGAGGTTGTGTCCGATCAGGTGAGTCTCTTGGGCGGATCGTTAACTCTGGCGCCAAGCCCAACGACGAATATGACGCTGTCCAAGATCTCAATCTTCAATTAA
- a CDS encoding Flp family type IVb pilin codes for MTQIRIVFELLLKDESGQDLIEYALVAGLIALGAVAAMSGLATKIGTAFNTVGSQLTSAM; via the coding sequence ATGACGCAGATACGCATCGTGTTCGAGCTATTGTTGAAGGACGAGTCGGGCCAGGATCTTATCGAGTATGCACTCGTTGCGGGACTCATTGCCTTGGGTGCTGTTGCTGCGATGTCCGGTCTGGCAACAAAGATCGGTACCGCCTTCAACACAGTTGGCAGCCAACTCACCAGCGCGATGTAA
- a CDS encoding A24 family peptidase has product MAVPAAFVYLGTALIVASVAAFHDVRERRISNRLTGPSVLTGLLIHFVLGGFRQLGLSLLGGMIAGGIFLFFYLAGGLGAGDVKLMTAVGCITGIGYIRDILLVTVILGAVFAIILAFAHGRVRTTLANVSILLAHHRTAGLTAHPELNLGNRATLRLPYALPIACGCLTVFAMQVFRGAEL; this is encoded by the coding sequence ATGGCAGTCCCAGCAGCTTTCGTCTATCTAGGAACTGCCCTCATTGTCGCCAGCGTCGCGGCTTTCCATGATGTGCGCGAGCGAAGAATCTCCAACCGTCTCACAGGGCCGTCGGTTCTCACTGGCCTACTCATTCATTTTGTCCTGGGTGGATTCCGCCAACTTGGCCTATCGCTGCTCGGGGGGATGATCGCGGGTGGGATTTTCCTTTTCTTCTATCTCGCAGGGGGGTTGGGCGCGGGCGATGTGAAGCTCATGACTGCGGTGGGCTGCATCACAGGCATTGGATACATCCGGGATATCCTGCTGGTCACTGTGATCTTGGGTGCGGTTTTCGCCATCATCCTCGCTTTTGCGCATGGGCGCGTGCGTACTACGCTGGCCAATGTGTCGATTCTGCTCGCGCATCACCGAACCGCGGGACTCACCGCGCATCCTGAACTCAATCTTGGCAACCGCGCGACCTTACGGTTGCCGTACGCACTACCCATCGCGTGTGGCTGCCTCACGGTCTTCGCTATGCAGGTCTTTCGGGGGGCCGAACTGTGA
- the cpaB gene encoding Flp pilus assembly protein CpaB, which yields MIFRRLAFAMTVALVISAGCTYLLSRKIIASVARQQPDQRYVAPATPLSAGEVLKGQNLQIVNWPAAHPVAGSFSRIEDLAGRTLLYPVDKGQPITDKYVTVVGSGSGLAGKIPDGMRGVSLRSDEVIGVGGFLVPGSRLDVLLTYRSERIGEPITVTVLQDAVVLAAGHQVQPEPENKPSVATVVTLLLTPDEAQRAVLASTQGSIHFVLRSGSDRVKNQESPVLLSQLSGVSAPVSAPRTRSEKEIPVVRMGAPRGFVVETILGDKLSVETFPRPALQ from the coding sequence GTGATCTTCCGCCGCCTCGCCTTCGCGATGACTGTGGCGCTCGTTATCTCGGCTGGATGCACCTATCTGCTGAGTCGCAAGATCATTGCGAGCGTGGCCCGTCAGCAGCCGGATCAACGCTACGTTGCGCCAGCTACGCCACTGTCGGCCGGAGAGGTGCTCAAGGGACAGAACCTGCAGATCGTGAACTGGCCCGCGGCGCATCCCGTCGCAGGTTCGTTCAGCCGCATAGAAGACTTAGCGGGGCGAACCCTGCTCTATCCTGTGGACAAGGGCCAGCCGATCACCGACAAATATGTGACCGTCGTTGGGTCAGGTTCAGGACTTGCGGGAAAGATTCCGGATGGTATGCGGGGAGTCTCCTTGCGCTCAGACGAAGTGATTGGCGTAGGTGGCTTTCTCGTTCCCGGCTCTCGCCTGGATGTTCTCTTGACGTATCGATCCGAGCGCATCGGGGAGCCGATCACGGTTACGGTGCTGCAGGATGCGGTCGTTCTGGCGGCTGGGCACCAGGTTCAGCCGGAGCCGGAGAACAAGCCATCGGTAGCCACTGTTGTTACACTCCTGCTCACGCCTGACGAAGCACAGCGTGCTGTGCTGGCCAGTACGCAGGGCTCAATCCATTTCGTGTTGCGCAGCGGTTCTGATCGAGTGAAGAATCAGGAATCCCCGGTGCTCCTATCCCAGCTCTCAGGGGTGTCCGCGCCAGTTTCCGCGCCCCGAACCAGAAGCGAAAAAGAGATTCCCGTGGTTAGGATGGGGGCACCACGAGGCTTCGTCGTAGAGACGATTCTCGGCGACAAACTGAGTGTCGAGACCTTCCCGAGGCCCGCCCTGCAATGA
- a CDS encoding type II and III secretion system protein family protein — MEQFGVNFSVGGRTAAGISTQQFSDPLNISFFNSKLNLGMQIQDLEQKQILQVLAEPTLTTMSGLPARFLSGGEFPFPVVQGGTANSTAVTIQFRSYGVKVDFTPTVNSDGSIHLKVAPEVSTLDYTNSVTISGFVIPALSTRRAETEVELRDGQTFMLSGLLDHRTTESLSRLPGIANIPLLGQMFRSKNNNRSVVELVVLVTLKIVDPLTETETVGEPKPAVPAMDATTFDQQLAGKPRR; from the coding sequence TTGGAACAGTTTGGCGTGAACTTCAGCGTTGGCGGAAGGACAGCGGCCGGTATCTCGACGCAACAGTTCAGCGATCCACTCAACATCTCTTTTTTCAACTCAAAGCTGAACCTTGGAATGCAGATCCAGGATCTTGAGCAGAAACAGATCCTTCAAGTGCTCGCCGAGCCAACTCTCACCACAATGAGTGGCTTACCTGCCCGTTTTCTCTCCGGAGGAGAGTTTCCTTTTCCTGTGGTGCAGGGCGGCACCGCAAATAGCACTGCGGTCACCATCCAGTTTCGCTCTTACGGGGTGAAAGTAGATTTCACTCCGACGGTCAATTCCGATGGTTCGATTCATCTGAAGGTCGCACCCGAGGTCAGCACTCTGGACTACACCAACTCGGTTACGATATCGGGCTTTGTTATTCCAGCGCTTTCAACACGACGCGCTGAAACGGAGGTTGAGCTTAGAGACGGACAGACCTTCATGCTCTCGGGGCTGCTGGATCACAGAACGACGGAAAGCCTCTCAAGGCTACCGGGCATTGCGAATATTCCCTTACTTGGACAGATGTTTCGCTCGAAGAATAACAACCGCTCCGTCGTAGAGTTGGTTGTGCTCGTGACGTTAAAGATCGTCGACCCTCTTACAGAGACAGAAACGGTCGGAGAGCCGAAGCCCGCCGTGCCTGCCATGGATGCCACTACCTTCGATCAACAACTTGCGGGCAAACCAAGGCGATAG
- a CDS encoding AAA family ATPase → MQKNAHNPHPMQQSVFSVCATSDIVAVAMLAIDELAGSEFVGEFHEYITLERRPQLSPALRNATACVAIIDCDQDGSLALETMERLLQAAPQRMNLIAAASHADANFLLMAMRAGCNDFLSKPIDREQLSSALARFQAAHTVVSLGPQDLGRVISLFGAKGGVGTTTLAVHLAMQLVRKQGKKVLLIDHKHELGHVALHLGLQDGIYFFSELVQNVDRLDADLLDGFVTHHISGLDVIASPDHAAPLHDIPPGVTERVMDYLRTRYDFIVLDSSVAYSNTLASLVVASDEICLVSTPDVAALRDLVRHTEHLAHMKGSPAKLRIIINRSTAADAVNAEQIQAAVKFPVAMAIPNSYLELVRAVNAGEPVPPQDKGPFIHAIDKWAQRLTTDALSTVAAVRAKKRFTFWRQSA, encoded by the coding sequence ATGCAGAAAAACGCGCACAATCCGCATCCGATGCAGCAATCCGTCTTCAGCGTCTGTGCGACGAGTGACATCGTTGCGGTCGCTATGCTGGCAATCGATGAGCTCGCCGGGTCCGAATTCGTCGGCGAGTTTCACGAATATATCACCCTGGAACGGCGCCCACAGCTATCCCCCGCGCTAAGAAATGCGACGGCTTGTGTGGCGATCATCGATTGCGATCAGGACGGAAGTCTCGCGCTCGAGACGATGGAACGACTTCTACAGGCTGCTCCGCAAAGAATGAATCTGATCGCCGCCGCCTCCCATGCGGATGCCAACTTTCTTCTGATGGCGATGCGGGCAGGATGCAACGACTTTCTGAGCAAGCCGATTGACCGGGAGCAACTCTCCTCGGCCCTCGCCCGCTTCCAAGCGGCGCATACAGTGGTCTCACTTGGCCCTCAAGATCTGGGAAGGGTTATATCGCTCTTTGGAGCGAAGGGCGGCGTGGGAACGACGACCCTAGCCGTCCACCTCGCGATGCAGCTTGTCCGCAAACAAGGCAAGAAGGTCCTCCTCATCGACCACAAGCACGAACTTGGCCACGTAGCGCTTCACCTGGGGCTGCAGGACGGCATCTACTTCTTCAGCGAGCTTGTACAAAACGTCGATCGCCTGGACGCGGACCTCCTCGACGGCTTTGTGACACACCACATCAGTGGCCTCGACGTAATCGCCTCACCCGATCACGCGGCACCTCTTCATGATATCCCCCCCGGTGTGACCGAACGGGTGATGGACTATCTACGCACGCGGTATGACTTCATCGTGCTTGACTCGTCCGTCGCCTACAGCAATACCCTCGCCTCGCTCGTGGTCGCCTCCGACGAGATTTGCCTCGTGTCGACTCCGGATGTGGCTGCCTTGCGTGACCTCGTGCGGCATACGGAGCATCTCGCGCACATGAAAGGATCTCCGGCGAAGCTCCGAATTATCATCAACCGATCTACCGCAGCCGATGCGGTGAATGCAGAACAGATCCAGGCGGCAGTCAAGTTCCCCGTGGCTATGGCTATCCCAAACAGCTATCTCGAACTGGTGCGCGCGGTAAACGCCGGGGAGCCCGTACCCCCTCAAGACAAAGGACCGTTTATACACGCTATCGACAAGTGGGCGCAGCGGCTTACCACGGATGCTCTATCGACGGTGGCAGCCGTCCGAGCGAAGAAACGTTTTACCTTCTGGCGACAGTCGGCATAG
- a CDS encoding CpaF family protein codes for MNEVSLYMTGVPARTVVPVEARTGPVLSDGSKNQLKTAVHQELIKRVDLEKLTLLQTDPGGRQKLLSTIAQLIGEQSVPLSAYERDLLADEVMDEVFGLGPLEPLLHDGTVSDILVNTHDKVYVERHGVIEKTNVVFRDNGHLMHIIDKIVSAVGRRIDESSPMVDARLLDGSRVNIVIPPLAVDGPIMSIRRFGSAPLTSDDLLRHRAFTPQMLELLKGAVRARLNIVVSGGTGAGKTTLLNVLSGFISAAERIVTIEDSAELQIKQEHVVRLECRPPNVEGKGAVRQRELVINALRMRPDRIILGEIRGEEALDVLQAMNTGHDGSITTVHANNPRDAIARLETMAMMGTVALPEKAIRAQIASAVHLIIQVSRMSDGSRRITHISEVTGSTGDIVSMQDIFLFEKLGLGAGQKVKGRFFATGIVPKFAEKLTAAGIPFYPETLSHSMEV; via the coding sequence ATGAACGAGGTCTCTCTCTACATGACGGGTGTCCCTGCACGGACTGTGGTTCCTGTTGAGGCTCGAACCGGGCCCGTGCTCTCCGACGGGTCGAAGAATCAGTTGAAGACGGCTGTCCACCAGGAGTTGATCAAACGAGTCGACCTTGAAAAGCTCACACTTCTGCAGACTGACCCAGGTGGACGCCAGAAACTCTTATCGACAATCGCGCAGCTCATTGGTGAGCAGAGCGTTCCTCTAAGTGCATATGAACGTGACTTGCTGGCCGACGAAGTTATGGATGAGGTCTTCGGCCTTGGTCCGCTCGAACCTCTCCTGCATGACGGAACAGTGAGCGACATCCTCGTGAACACGCATGACAAGGTCTATGTCGAGCGACATGGAGTCATCGAGAAGACGAACGTAGTCTTTCGCGATAACGGTCACCTTATGCACATCATCGATAAAATCGTTTCCGCGGTAGGGAGGCGGATCGATGAGTCATCGCCGATGGTCGACGCCCGCCTACTCGATGGATCGAGGGTGAACATCGTAATCCCTCCACTCGCCGTGGATGGGCCGATCATGTCCATCCGCCGTTTCGGTAGCGCCCCGCTCACCTCGGACGATCTGCTACGGCATCGCGCGTTCACGCCGCAGATGCTGGAGTTACTCAAGGGAGCAGTAAGAGCCCGGCTCAACATTGTTGTCTCGGGCGGTACAGGGGCTGGTAAGACGACCTTGCTCAACGTGCTCTCAGGCTTCATCTCCGCTGCGGAGCGCATCGTCACGATCGAGGATTCCGCTGAACTGCAGATCAAGCAGGAGCATGTCGTTCGTCTCGAATGCAGACCTCCTAACGTGGAAGGGAAGGGAGCTGTACGTCAGCGCGAACTCGTCATCAATGCACTGCGAATGCGGCCTGATCGCATCATCCTCGGAGAGATCCGTGGAGAGGAGGCGCTCGACGTACTCCAGGCGATGAATACCGGACACGATGGTTCCATCACCACCGTCCACGCGAACAATCCGAGAGATGCAATCGCGCGCCTCGAAACCATGGCGATGATGGGAACCGTCGCCCTCCCCGAAAAAGCGATTCGAGCCCAGATTGCCTCAGCCGTTCACCTTATCATTCAGGTATCGCGCATGAGCGACGGCTCACGACGCATCACCCATATCAGCGAGGTAACAGGGTCGACCGGAGACATCGTCAGTATGCAGGACATCTTTCTGTTCGAAAAATTGGGCCTCGGCGCTGGACAGAAGGTGAAGGGACGCTTCTTCGCCACCGGTATCGTGCCTAAGTTTGCCGAGAAGCTGACCGCAGCCGGCATTCCCTTTTATCCCGAAACCTTGAGTCACTCCATGGAGGTCTGA
- a CDS encoding type II secretion system F family protein, which yields MKKNKVKEDDGLVREETQGISHLIGESLKHYDFAEDLGRLIIHAGSRASVGSIALTSCGLALAAALVAHLVVGTLPIVALATMIGGSLRYIVLRLQKTRRLARFDTALPDAIELMARALRAGHSMGSSIEVIAEQSPEPLKGEFALCFQQQKFGIPFRDALLAMNDRTPSNDLRFLITAVLVQKETGGDLTDILDRTTQVIRDRIRIQGEVRTYTAQGRLTGWILGLMPVIMLLLLNVVSPGYSQILFSDPFGQKLLYAGGTLIVIGGLIIRKIVDIKV from the coding sequence GTGAAGAAAAATAAGGTCAAGGAAGACGACGGCCTGGTTCGTGAAGAGACGCAAGGGATCAGTCACCTCATTGGCGAATCCCTGAAACACTACGACTTCGCTGAGGACCTTGGTCGTCTTATCATCCATGCGGGCAGCCGCGCAAGCGTTGGTTCTATCGCGCTCACTAGCTGCGGGCTCGCTCTCGCGGCAGCACTGGTCGCACATCTTGTTGTTGGCACCCTTCCCATAGTGGCGCTCGCCACCATGATTGGAGGATCTCTACGCTACATCGTCCTTCGCCTTCAGAAAACACGTCGGCTAGCCAGGTTTGACACCGCACTTCCAGACGCAATCGAACTTATGGCCCGTGCTTTGCGGGCCGGCCACTCGATGGGATCTTCCATCGAGGTCATCGCGGAGCAATCACCCGAACCGCTCAAGGGGGAATTCGCCCTTTGTTTCCAACAACAGAAATTTGGCATTCCTTTTCGCGACGCTCTCCTCGCGATGAACGATCGCACTCCTTCCAACGACCTTCGGTTCCTGATCACCGCGGTACTCGTTCAGAAAGAAACGGGCGGTGATCTAACAGACATCCTTGATCGCACGACACAGGTTATTCGAGACCGAATCAGGATTCAGGGAGAGGTGCGTACTTATACGGCGCAAGGCAGGCTGACCGGGTGGATCCTTGGCCTGATGCCCGTCATCATGCTTCTACTTCTCAACGTGGTGTCCCCCGGCTATTCACAAATTCTCTTCTCGGATCCATTCGGCCAAAAGCTGCTCTATGCGGGAGGAACTCTGATTGTGATCGGAGGTCTCATCATCCGCAAGATCGTCGATATCAAGGTATGA
- a CDS encoding type II secretion system F family protein: MALPIIGLITGSFAPSNSFFWMVALAGVSYLGPDIILQRLVKARREHIRQGIPDAIDLLVICVDAGLGMDQAMLRVGQELETSHRQIYEEFLQISREQRAGKLRLEAWQAMATRCKLPEIDAFVNMLMQTERFGTPIARALSNFGDGIRQRRRQQAEEKAAKTTVKIIFPLVLCIFPSLFIVLLGPACLTIAQGLSGITP; encoded by the coding sequence ATGGCTCTTCCGATCATCGGCCTCATCACCGGTTCCTTTGCTCCTTCGAACTCTTTTTTCTGGATGGTCGCCCTCGCGGGTGTCTCATACCTCGGTCCCGACATTATTCTGCAGCGCTTGGTCAAGGCAAGGAGGGAGCACATCCGGCAGGGGATTCCAGATGCTATCGATCTCCTCGTCATCTGCGTAGACGCCGGCCTCGGGATGGACCAGGCTATGCTTCGGGTGGGCCAGGAGCTGGAAACAAGCCATCGCCAGATCTATGAGGAGTTTCTCCAGATAAGCCGGGAACAACGGGCCGGAAAACTGCGTCTCGAGGCATGGCAAGCGATGGCTACCCGGTGCAAGCTCCCTGAGATCGATGCATTTGTAAATATGCTGATGCAAACCGAACGGTTCGGAACACCCATCGCCCGTGCTCTTAGCAACTTCGGTGATGGCATTCGGCAGAGGAGGAGGCAGCAGGCAGAGGAGAAGGCGGCAAAGACGACCGTGAAGATTATCTTTCCTCTCGTCCTCTGCATCTTTCCCAGTCTCTTTATCGTCCTTCTTGGTCCTGCATGTCTAACCATCGCCCAAGGTCTGTCAGGCATCACTCCATAA
- a CDS encoding Flp family type IVb pilin, whose amino-acid sequence MNNFQKLVLVFIRDDSGQDLIEYALVAGLIGLGAVAAMSGLATKVGTAFNTVGSQLTSAI is encoded by the coding sequence GTGAATAACTTTCAGAAATTGGTGCTTGTCTTTATACGGGACGATTCTGGTCAAGATCTGATTGAATATGCCCTTGTTGCTGGACTCATCGGTCTCGGTGCCGTTGCTGCGATGTCCGGCCTCGCAACAAAAGTTGGGACAGCGTTCAACACCGTGGGCAGTCAGCTGACGAGTGCCATTTAG